Below is a window of Ahaetulla prasina isolate Xishuangbanna chromosome 1, ASM2864084v1, whole genome shotgun sequence DNA.
CCCTCTACCATCAGATGGGTGGAATCGTAGAAACCATGCCGCTGAGCCATGCCACTGAAGGATAGAGCGGCAGAACATCCAGCCGCCGATGACATGTGCGGCCggcagcagcaaaccacgatccagcccggccattcctaacgagcgccgctccgcgcccctccagaatggccggcgccatctaccgttgccgccgatggtatcagtgccgctactggtatccaagccgctgatggtatcactgCCGCTGTACGATACCGCCGCTGGCCAGCACATCGCACCCCCAACTGGTCGCTGATGTCCGAGCGACCGCTTCGCCACGGAACCGCAAGCCGGCTCGTTTCCGCGggcgcccagccaaaatggccgccggcaaccGTCCGCCGCTCGCCCGCCTCTCCAGCCCCGTTCCCGGAAGCCGAGGATCTAACAAGACCCAAAGATCTCATTTCGGCTGCCGGAAAGATGTTCTGCGGGGCGGCGGGCCCAGATAGCTTGAAAATCGCCCCGAGGCATCGCAGCTAGAAAAAACGCCGACCCACCGCCTGCATAATTCTCAGATCGCCGCCATTTCCGCGCATGCGTATTCAATGATATTGAGAGGTTCAATCCAAGAGAACCTCCTACTGCCTCCTATTGCCATGTTTCTGTTAGTATCTACCCTCAAAAGATCCAGTAAATCATTTTTCCTGATATTTTGAAAGGAATAATATGCTATTGTAATGGGAAAAAGGAATAActttgaggaacaggaggaagaaccaCAATCAAGAAAATGGTcggataaaagaaatctgaatccagggcaaaatataatttgaaaaagCATCTCAGACAAGACCCTCCTTAGTTCTCATGAAGATAAAGGGAGGGGAGAAGTGCATTCATATTTGTTAGTTTCTGTTAGtataaccttataataaaagtatTAGCTTGTGTATCTTTGGCTTCCAAGTTCAGCTCTACCTTGGAAGATTGAAAGTTACATTACATATAGATATAATGGAGAATAAGTACTCTTTCTCTTCTCAGTCCTTAAGAATATGAACCTTTCTGCTGTCTTCCATTTATCCTTTTTTCTTGGAATTGTTAGCAATTGTGCTTTTGGTATTTTCTCCTTTAGGAACATTTCCCCATACTTACCAATCTTTTGAATTTGTAGAAACTGCTGTCTTAAATCTACGGTACAGATTctcaatttatgatcataattgcacccaacatttctgtggctaagcaaaagTTGTTAGatcagttttgtcccattttacaacctttcttgcagtagttgttaagtgaatcactgtagttaagtggttgctaagtgaatctggcttcctcatttactttgcttgtcagaagatcacaaaaggtgatcatatgactctggGACTGCAAACTTCTCAGGAAGAATCTTTCCTTAATCAGGTTCTTTAGGTCTTCCAAAAGTACAGCAATTGCCACTTAACTAGATCTCTCCACTCTGTTGCTAgccatcttcttttctttccctccatcttttcaacattagagccttctccaTAGATcaaggtcttcacataatgtgtccaaagtagtataattatattttcctttccttttatttctcttataGGCTAGATGTTCCATAACAATGCTCCATTTGTTATTATGCTTTGTATTGCCATAACATCCAATGGGAGATTggatgcacaaatggagctgcacacatGTGTGCTTGCTGGCTGCTTGCACAAACGGAgctgtgcgcatgcgtgctggcTGCTCATGCAGAACCATCCCCCCACCCCGCTGGTCCATAAAGCTGGAAATGTTGGGAAACATTGGAGTTGTGGCTGCGGcaacagactagaaaccaggagactgtgcatTTTAGTCCCACTTAGGGACAAAGCCATCTTTGGCCAGTCACTCTATATCTcagcaggcaagggcaaaccacttctgaaaaaccttgccaagaaaactgcatagacTTCATAGGCTGTCACCAGCAATTGATACCAGGCATAAAAACAATATCACTAAATtgcataattatatttaaattcgTAGAATTTTAAACAATACAACAGGATTTGATGGAGAAAAGTAGGTAGTTCATTCTTTTAACTAACTCATAGTTAATGCAATGCTTAGGGAGGAGGATTTTAAAGAgcaaaacatgaaaaataaatcaTATCCAAAACAAGTCCAGAGCAATTCAAAACTTACATGTTTTCATTGGGTTTAATTGTTCAAACAACATTATTTATAATTGTAGCCTGTAGCATATTTTCAGTCTCTAGCTCACAGTCTCTCACATGCACACATGGAATAGCCAACAGCTGTGAGCCAGTATGTAGATGTTCTTGTCCTAAGAGTAGAGAATTTTACTAAAACTAATCAGAAATTAGCTTTTGCCATCAAAGTTGTACAGGAAATCCAAGCATTTCTTTATTAATAAATTTACTACTTTACTATTAAATTTCTTAGTGCCATAGGTTTTCTTAGAAAccttaattttttgttttaatatttatactatttattttattttattacaatttttattaGAAAGCATTTCTTcagaatggagatattgcaaacTTTAATATTTTGCCAATAATCTGATGATTTGTCCTGTGAATAAATGTCTGCACTAATTAATGTCCAAATAAAATAGTGAACAAAACATATGATAAAACATTAACATGCCTAagaaataattataatatttgaATGAATTAGGATTTGCTAAAAATATTGTTGCTATGTTAATTTTTCAGCTAGAAAAATTAATGTAATGAACTATATATTGGTTTTAAGTGATTTTAACCAACAAAATACATTGAAATCGTTTATTATCTTATCATCGACATTGTTTCTATGGTACACAGGTGCTGATGCATCACCAACATTTCCCACccaaaattaccatattttttggagtataagacacacttttttccctcctaaaagaggctgaaaatttgggtgcgtcttacacTTTGAAtgtaaccccacccacccaccggaccccaccctttggcttccatgcgtcctcttcctggctgcagagatttcCACGaacaatggcttgtgtttttgggctctgcacgtcgtgttttcagcctccaaatgctctGTTTGAGAGCCCTTCAAGCCTGTGTTTTAACTGGATTTGAATTGGAGAGTAAAACTTGGATTtggaatatataaaaactaagaagagaaagaagaaattagAGAAATATTAGACAAGTGGATTTAATACATAATCTGGATACTTTGTTAAATTGTTGATTTGAATTTTGTGGATTGAAGAGAGACATCTACTGGTGGAAAAAAAGTACTACACTGAACattttgaaatctggaaaaaaaatatagagaCCTTGGTCAACGAGCCATGAGAAGTTttaaggaggatttgttttctttcagcTCAGATAAtggatttgttttctttcagcTCAGATAATGAAAAGAGGTGACAAacaataaaaatttttaaattggaACTAAAACCTAAGCAAAACTtcaaaatgtggcaggaattAATTGAGCTGCTTATAATGGTACGTGTATCATTTGATTTGGACAGAAAGAAACCAAGAATTTTGTCAGAATATAATCTACTGGAGAAACAGCCTACCAATGagaaacaagaaaacagcactgaagatattgatgaataattaaatgattatattaggagtaacaataaaaaaagagagagatcagGAGGgcacaacaaataaaaaagaaaattaagagaaggaaaggagagaggaaaagattagagaaaaacatttataatgattacactgggattaacagtggtaaAAGTAGAGAAGGTAGagagaaacaaaagaaacaagaaaaagggaaaagattagagacaaaaaaatttaaatgattacactgggattaacagtggggaaaaagagaaggagaaaagagaaaagggaaatagATCAGATGGGAATACAGGACAAAATAAGCGAGCAATGGATTTAAAAGCTAAAGGAAGGAAACAGGGGAAAAGATATAAcaactataataataaaaaaagaagaaaatgagggAATGGAACAAAAGGAGGGGAATTTTAAGACGTGCTTCGCTAGATGGACCAGGAGAAAACGGTTAAAAGGAATATGAAATATAAGTATGGTAATAATGGCATTCTGATTAATATTGGTGATTGTAATATTTGAATAATTGGAAATATATTCTTTAATATGAATGGTAGAATGTAGAAAAATACTGGTTGTGAAATACAAAATGATATATTTAAAAGAGGTTAAGAGatggaaaattaaatgaaattgaaattataaattgtattattattatgtatagatctgaatgaattgtattaatagtaaaattaaaaaaaattgaacttaggGTAATGTAAAATGATAATTTGAAATTGTTTACTTAGAGAGGAAGATGATTGGAAATGATGATAAAATTGTGAATATAATGATTTatttagaaaaggaaatttaaatgaaatggaaatggaagattgtgaaatataaaatgattttttttaatttttatttttaaattttttatttgtaaaacaacacaatatgacaaacacaaaaaatatattccctttttacaacagtTTTGTAACGGTAGTcttctattatttatattttccccTAAATCTCCTTATGATATatgtatccttcttgtcccattatttcttatttctctaTATAATCCTTCACATATAATATTAATTCTATACATTATCTTACAAACATTTTCCATTTGTGACTTCCCCATTCATTCGTATTTACTGTTCCTAATCTCCAGCCAGTTGTACCAGTTGTACCATTTGTTCCATACTgcgtaatattctgtatcttccttttctttaatttcctttcttaatttgtccatctcggcacagtctaagattttctttatcagttcttcctcagTTGGTGTATTAtcttttttccaattctgtgcatatGATATTCTTGCAGCCGTTACTATATGTAGaattagatattttatttctttagtgtATTTTCTAGTGAATATTCCCAACAGAAATGTCTCATTTCCAATCTATGAGTTGGTCGGTTATCTCTTCCAACCATTTCCTAATTTTGGCCCGATACTTTTTTGCGGACCGGCATATCCACCaaagatggtaatatgttccataaGCCTTTTTGTACTTCCAGCATGTTGGGGAGCTGTTCGGGAACATCTTGGCAAGCCTTGCTGGAGGGAGgcgccatctgtaaaacatcttgaaTGCCGTGGATATaatcaattttatatttctttgccacatttttccccatcTCTCCAGTTCTATGTTAATCTGAAGTTTTttgcccatttaatcattgtTTCCTTAATGACCTTGTATTCCATCTTGTATCTCAATAGATATTTATATATCTTGCTAATTCGTTTTTCCTCTGTCCCTTGTATAATTTTATCCAGCTCTTGCTGATCATTTTGTATTTCATATTGTTTTATATCCTCcttatatttagactggatttgtgtATATGTCCACCAATCAATTTCCCTGCCAAAATCTTGTTTTCAAATTTCCTTTGTTCTTTTAACATTTTCCTTTTAATATATCCTTCTATATAATTATCTTATCTATGTCAATTAAATTTGGGTGTTTCAGTGCTTCCATTGTGGAAATCCAAAATGGGATTTTTGTATAGtgctggttttttatttttagccaAATCTGTAGCAGTGCATTCCTTAGTATGTGTCTTCTAAAAagctatgtgttttgtgtttttcgTCCCATAGATATGCATGCCATCCCGCTTGCAGGTCATGTCCTTCTATTGCTAAAACTCTTTTAAGAAATAGATAGAAGCTTGATAATAAATTTCCCATTCTGGAAGTGCCAATCCCCCTTTGTCTTTGGTATCTTGTAGAAGTTTTAGTCTAATTCTAGGCTTTtccccctgccatataaatttagtaaTTAATTCATTTAGGgcttcaaaaaatatttttcctaactTTATCTTATGGTATATCCTCCTTAAGATATAGCTTTGAGAAAATTTTTtgaattatttccttttttatttcccttcTATATTGTACTATCCCACTCTTGTCTTGTAGTTGGTGTatcattcttttatctttttccttttttaatttataggctAACCATCGACCagtttttttaatgtattcaaaatagttttgttttacCGTCTTTATTTTCTGGGCTATTTCCTTTTGAGTTGTCAAGTTAATTTTGTGTTTTATaatatcccattcttcttttattttattattttgagggTCTTCCTGCAGTTTGCATTCTACTTTTTAAAGTTCTTCTAGTAACTTTTCTTGTTGgtatttcctttccttatttttcctggcTCTATACGCTATCGTCAATCCGTGGATGTacacttttacagtgtcccatagGTTTTGTGTTGAAGTATCTTCCTTTTTATTCATCATAAAAGATAGTGTCAACTCTCTAGCATTTGTCTATATTCTTTATCCTTACACATGTTTTGATTCATTGTCCATCTCTTAAACTGTTTCTGTCCTTTCCATTTTATGGTTATTGGGTTATGGTCTGCCCAATCATTAACTCCTATTTCTATTTCATCTATCCCATTTTGTAATTCTGCTGTCATCCAGGCCATGTCAATCCTGGACCAGGATTGATGTGGGTGCGAATAAAATGTGTCCTGTGTGTCTCTCTCCATACATCTTGAAGATTAAGTTCTGATACCAAATTGAAAAATGATTTTggtaatatatttttcttctttttatttttcttattacttTTATAGTCTTTTTTGACATCCACTGTTATAATCCCCGATTGAGCAAATATCTTCAGggaaatataaaatgatttatgtAGAAGGGatttatttagaagatgaaatggaagcttatatgaaaaggaaatggaataagatatttttacttaaaaaagatgatgtggaaaataaaattgaagaaatatattgttaaaacggtaaaatgattaataaggAAGTAAGATATTATAATCTTGTCCATATTTAGAAAACAATGGATATTTAGAAAtgtgtgaaatattaaaatgattgtATGTAAATTAAAGGTtttcaatagaataaagaaatactgaaaaatatatgtaaaagggagaaataaaagaaggaaatgaaagaagattAAAATTAGGAGGTTAGGTGGAtagtaatattgattatatattaaatagaaaatagagatgaaaaagagaaagtagaaaaggaatataatggcagaaattgaattatagaaattaaatttggggaaaataagctgtatgaattttgacccagtcaatactctattcagaaaaaaatgattgtATGTTTGGTTGtcattaaaaaatttacaaagaaaaaaagctgCGAGGATCGCTAAAGCACATTGCCACCGATTGCTGCCTGAAAATACGatgcatttggaggctgaaagcTCAACATACAGtacccaaaatggctacctggaacagctgctgccttctcttaccccttctgcGCTTCACCTGCTTTAGTTACTGGAACTccttccaacgatcagctgtgcttttgaagctgtttttcagccccaatgtGAGCAAAGCGATCTCCCATGCTTTGCctacttttctaattgctgctccctccgacaatcagctgtgctttagaagccgttttttagccccaaccagccccaacctcaaaaccagcaaactaaataATGTGATGAAGCTGACCAAGCtatggatgctagccagatgaatacctggtaggcagaatttttttccctattttcctccccaaaaactaaggtgcgtcttatactctgatgcgtcttatactccaatgcatcttatactctgaaaaatacagtaccttaTCTAAAAAAATAGTGCATAAGCCAAAGAGAAGTAATTGCCAaggacaataaaaatatattgaaagaacCAGGAAAGAGAAGCTTAAATTTGAAGATTGAAGCAGCAATACTGCAAACAGGTCTGTAATATTATTAATACCAGTTCAGACAGTGACAGCAATTTCTCAATGCATTCTCTTGACTTAAGCAAAATATTTGCTAACTCAAGAAGATGCatacaggttttttttctctAGGTAGCAGAAGGTTTTCTATTATACACCGTCTCTAAAAATACTTTGTTCTGGTATCCAGAACTCTACCAAAGAAACATCAAAACAGACTTCAGTACAGCTTGGAGGTTGAAAACTTTGGGGTTCATCTTCACCAATGTTATCTTGGACCTTTGGGTTTAAATAATGCCTTCACTGTATTTGCTTTGCCACACTACCAATGCCATCATGAGTAGGGTGATAAAAATTGGTACAACAATGAATGGACATAAAATGATGTTAGGGGGGTCTCCTACAGCCCTTCCTGAAACAGGGCAGGTTTTGAAGTAGTGACTATGAATTGTTATGAAGAACTGATCCACCAGTTGGTTTGGCCAGTAACAATCCAGTTTCTCAGCTATCAGGATGGTGCAATTGGTAAGCTCCTTGTAACAGCTGCAAAAGAGACAAGGAGACTTGTTAAAAATGTCACTCAATCATTAAAGGCCATTACATATATTACACAGAGGCAAAGCCTAAATTACCAGCAGTTATTGTTTTAGGGTCAAAATACAGTATCATAGATATTTCTCTAAAGTGAAGAATAGGTAACAATTCTCACAAAGTGCCTTACAAGCACTTTGCATATTTGTAtacatgtatttgtatttgtatatatgtacaaACAATTGTATATTTCTAGACTAGAATCCTTCCCACCAGAAAACCAGTGGACACTGACAACAGGGGAGATGGCAGCTCAATAGAGTAAGCTTCTAGTCCttgcctcctttctctttctttttctctttgggtATCATTTCTACTGGGGAGATTGAGTTAAAATATAGTACTGAGTATTTCAACTAAGTCCTAAATGCTAACTAACTAACAAATCCTTATGCTGacagataaaggcagaatgcatcaATTATCACAGCAAACACGAGAAAAACCTACTATGCACAAAATCCACCcgggccttctataattttgtaaacaatgaacttaaagactcaagatccatcccatcaCTAAAAGGGCCAAACgggaaagactgtaatgatgaaaccgttaaggccaacctcttcaacacattcttcggctcaatctttgtaaacagcaacagATCATATCCCACATTCCCCTATCATACCACAACTAATCACAACGATCTACTACATgtcgatttcacagaagatgccgTTGAAAAGGCATTATgtaacctaaaaccatctctatctattggccctgatggattatgtgcctacttatTAAAAAAGCTCTCAGCCATGATAGCAGAACCTGTTAGcataatctatgaaatatctttcaAAACCAGCTCCTTGCCTagcttatggtcactagccacggtcatccctatctttaaAAAGGGTGacaccagcctagttgaaaattacagaccaatctcattatgttgtgtcatatgcaaagtcatggaatcaatcataaaccaatccattaccctctacttagagacaAGCAACCTACTCTCTAAAGAGCAGTTTGGCTTCAGAAATTTTTTCCCCTGCAATATGCAAttcttacactgcaaaaacatatggacttcacaactcgaccagggtaaagcaatagacgcaatttatatagaatagaatagaatagaatagaatagaatagaatagaatagaatagaatagaatagaatagaatagaatagaattttttattggccaagtgtgattggacacacaaggaatttgtcttggtgcctatcctctcagtgtacataaaagaaaagatacgttcatcaaggtacaacatttacaacacaaatgatgatcaatatatcaatataaatcattaggattaccagcaacaaagttacagtcatacagtcataagtggaaagagattggtgatgggaatgatgagaagattaatagtagtgcagatttagtgaatagtttgacagtgttgagggaattatttgtttagcagagtgatggccttcgggaaaaaattgttcttgtgtctagttgttccggtgcgcagtgctctatagcatcgttttgagggtaggagttgaaacagtttatgtccaggatgtgagggatctgtaaatattttcacggccctcttcttgattcatgcagtatcctCAATGGatactggtcctcaatggaaggcaggttggtagcaattattttttctgcagttctaattatcctctgaagtctgtgtctttcttgttgggttgcagaaccgaaccagacagttatagaggtgcaaatgacagactcaagaattcctctgtagaactgaatcagcagctccttgggcagtttgagtttactgagttggcgcagaaagaacattctttgttgtccttttttgatgatgtttttgatgttagctgtccattttagatcttgcgatatgatagaacctagaaatttaaaggtttctactgttgatactgtgttgtctagtattgtgagaggtggaaatatggaagggtttctcctaaagtctaccaccatttctacggttttgagtgtgttcagttccagattgtttcggttgcaccacaGGGCTAGTCATTCAAcgtctcgtctatatgcggattcgtcattgtctcgaatgagaccaatcactgttgtgtcatctgcgaacttcagtagcttaacagatggatcattggagatgcagtcattgatatacagagagaagagaagtggggagagcacacagccttggtggggagccctgtgctaattgtacaggtatttgatgtgatcttgcttagcttcacctgctgcttcctgtttgttaggaagcttgtgatccacttacaagtctgttctggtacctatagctggtttagcttagttagaagagtgtctggaatgatgatattgaatgctgaactaaagtctacaaagaggacccttgcataggtctttggagactcaagatgttgtaggatgtagtgcagagccatgttaacagcatcatctattgatctatttgctcggtatgcaaattgcaaggggtccaacagcggatccgtgatggttttcaagtaggaaagcactagcctttcaaaggttttcatgactacagatgttaaagcaactggtctgtagtcattcagttccttgatggtgggcttcttcggcactgggatgatggtagagcgtttgaagcaagaaggaacatagcacatctctagtgatttattgaagatatgggtgaagatgggggccaatgggtcagcacagacttttaagcaagaaggagttttgtctgggcctggagcttttcctggcttttgtctgtgaaataggtcctgcacttccttttctgtgatcactaggggttgtgaacccaatgggatggggtcagttgtaggaagcttggctgttgttggtgtgtctgagatgggggttgtggagataggtggctgtagtttccttttaaacctgcagtaaaactcattcaggtcatctgccagttgttgattaccttcaacctgggaaggaggtttgccatagcggtgatttttttaagagttttccacatgtttgctggttcatttgttgagaactgattctttagcttttcagagtagcttctttttgctgctctgatctcccttgttagtgcctgattgtacagcattttatcaccttttctgtaggcttcctctttggaatggcgtagctgcttaagtttaggtgtgagccaaggtttgttgttactgtatattcgcaagttccttataggtacacataggtcttcacagaagctgacatatgatgttacagtatctgtgagttcatccaggtctgcagaggtatcttcaaaaatattccaatcagtgcagtcaaagcatgcctgtagctttaattttgcctcctccatccaggccctcactgatttaattgttggttttgtggttttaagtctgtgCCTGTAAGCC
It encodes the following:
- the RAMP1 gene encoding receptor activity-modifying protein 1 isoform X3 — protein: MALGMVPLLKRCLWLGLAHHFIMVSACHESYGELIEDFCLSKFKSDMETLRKTLWCDWDKTLDCYKELTNCTILIAEKLDCYWPNQLVDQFFITIHSHYFKTCPVSGRAVGDPPNIILCPFIVVPIFITLLMMALVVWQSKYSEGII